In a single window of the Hoyosella subflava DQS3-9A1 genome:
- a CDS encoding succinic semialdehyde dehydrogenase, which yields MPTIQRGVAPHAPHRPPEIVIERLTRHGGSGPTVKKFAPGTGAEYARLRHATADDVEGAFVTARQAQKAWAATPAKERVKPFIRFHDRVLQDEVVLDLIQTENGKARSSAFEEVLDVAGVALYYARRAPKILEPHKRSGAVPLATRTTERRHPKGVVGVISPWNAPLALGICDIIPALLAGNAVVHKPDSQTALTALYARELLVSSGLDPALWQIIVGDSGTVGAPLIDRADHICFTGSTAGGRKIAAGAAQRLISCTLELGGKNPMIVLGDADIAKAAAGAVRACFGHGGQLCLAIERIYVSSAKYQEFVENFVRNTAELRLGDALDFSFDIGSLTNQSQLDTAKRHVADAVAKGARILSGGRTRPDLGPYFFEPTILENVTPEMDVCAEETFGPVVSVYPFDTEEDAIGLANATEFGLNASVWSRDIKRANEVGSRVMAGTVNVNEGYGSAYASADAPMGGMKASGLGRRHGEHGLLEYTEAQTIASQHVIGFDKPPFLTARQNVKLLTRTYQLMKALRIK from the coding sequence GAACCGGGGCGGAATATGCCCGCCTCCGACATGCGACGGCCGACGACGTCGAAGGCGCGTTTGTCACAGCAAGACAAGCGCAAAAGGCATGGGCTGCCACTCCCGCGAAGGAACGCGTCAAACCGTTCATCCGGTTTCACGACCGTGTGCTGCAGGACGAAGTCGTACTCGATCTCATCCAGACCGAGAACGGTAAGGCGCGGAGCTCGGCCTTCGAGGAAGTACTCGACGTGGCGGGTGTGGCGCTGTACTACGCGCGCCGCGCTCCCAAGATTCTCGAACCGCATAAGCGTTCGGGTGCGGTCCCACTAGCAACGCGGACGACCGAACGGCGCCATCCGAAAGGCGTCGTCGGTGTGATCTCGCCGTGGAACGCTCCCCTCGCCCTGGGCATCTGCGACATCATCCCGGCCCTGCTCGCCGGCAATGCCGTGGTGCATAAGCCGGATTCGCAGACGGCATTGACGGCGCTCTACGCACGGGAACTCTTGGTGTCGTCGGGCTTGGATCCCGCGTTGTGGCAAATCATTGTGGGCGACTCCGGAACGGTGGGTGCCCCGCTGATAGATCGAGCGGACCACATTTGCTTCACCGGCTCGACTGCGGGGGGACGCAAAATCGCCGCGGGCGCGGCACAGCGCCTCATCAGCTGCACGCTTGAACTGGGTGGCAAGAACCCGATGATCGTGCTCGGCGACGCGGATATCGCCAAGGCCGCAGCAGGTGCTGTCCGGGCGTGCTTCGGGCACGGCGGACAGCTCTGCCTCGCGATCGAACGGATCTACGTTTCTTCGGCCAAGTACCAGGAATTCGTCGAGAACTTCGTCCGCAATACTGCCGAACTCCGACTCGGCGACGCGCTGGATTTCTCCTTCGACATCGGTAGCTTGACCAACCAGAGCCAACTCGATACCGCCAAACGTCACGTCGCCGACGCTGTCGCCAAGGGTGCCCGCATTCTCAGCGGCGGTAGGACCCGTCCCGATCTCGGGCCGTACTTCTTCGAACCGACCATCCTGGAAAACGTCACACCCGAGATGGACGTGTGCGCCGAGGAGACCTTTGGACCGGTCGTCTCGGTCTATCCGTTCGACACCGAGGAAGACGCGATCGGGCTCGCCAACGCCACGGAGTTCGGCCTCAACGCGAGCGTATGGAGCCGTGATATCAAGCGCGCCAACGAAGTTGGTTCGCGGGTGATGGCCGGGACAGTCAATGTCAACGAAGGGTACGGGTCGGCATACGCGTCGGCTGATGCACCGATGGGCGGGATGAAGGCGTCGGGTCTCGGTCGGCGCCACGGTGAACACGGATTGCTCGAATACACCGAGGCCCAGACGATTGCCAGCCAGCACGTCATTGGTTTCGACAAGCCACCGTTCCTGACCGCCCGCCAAAACGTCAAGCTCCTCACGCGCACGTACCAACTCATGAAAGCGCTTCGAATCAAATGA
- a CDS encoding SDR family oxidoreductase, whose protein sequence is MTSLHGQTIAITGAARGIGFATARALLLSGAKVAISDIDEAELKRAATELGVTCYARLDVTDADAFAAFLDYAESELGPITGIVNNAGIMPTGGLLEEQASLARRVLEINTLGVINGTKAALQRMVPRRRGHVVNMASTMGEAPVPGLATYNASKAAAIIFTDAARLEFRSSGIKFSTVLPGGVNTGLADGVDASISVPLPFGRSIPIVKHVEPEEVARAVVRALASGKSHRRIHVPRSFGVLLRSGGLLPICMNEALQRSLGAHKKILQSSDPAKRARYLARVRST, encoded by the coding sequence ATGACATCACTTCATGGACAAACCATCGCCATCACGGGGGCGGCACGTGGGATTGGATTCGCCACCGCACGGGCGTTGCTCCTCAGTGGCGCCAAGGTCGCAATCAGCGATATCGATGAGGCCGAGCTCAAACGTGCCGCAACCGAACTCGGTGTCACCTGCTACGCCCGCCTAGACGTGACTGATGCGGACGCCTTCGCGGCCTTCCTCGACTACGCCGAATCGGAGCTCGGGCCCATCACCGGGATCGTCAACAATGCCGGGATCATGCCGACAGGCGGTCTACTCGAAGAGCAGGCGAGCCTCGCCCGACGGGTTCTCGAGATCAACACACTCGGTGTCATCAACGGCACGAAGGCTGCTCTGCAGCGGATGGTTCCACGTCGACGCGGTCATGTCGTGAACATGGCGTCCACGATGGGCGAAGCCCCGGTGCCCGGCCTAGCTACCTACAACGCGAGCAAGGCCGCGGCCATCATTTTCACCGACGCGGCACGACTGGAGTTCAGATCCAGTGGCATCAAGTTCTCCACGGTCCTTCCTGGTGGCGTCAACACCGGTCTAGCCGACGGCGTCGACGCGAGCATCTCGGTGCCTCTTCCGTTCGGACGCAGCATCCCCATCGTGAAACATGTCGAGCCGGAAGAGGTTGCCCGCGCGGTCGTGCGCGCGCTGGCTTCCGGAAAATCGCATCGGCGAATCCACGTTCCTCGGTCCTTCGGAGTACTCCTGCGTTCGGGCGGACTGCTACCCATTTGCATGAACGAAGCGCTTCAACGATCCCTCGGTGCGCACAAGAAGATTCTCCAAAGTTCCGACCCAGCCAAGCGTGCGCGTTACCTCGCCCGTGTGCGGTCGACGTAA
- the fadD11 gene encoding fatty acid--CoA ligase FadD11: MTTTLCDAFQRTAIVDPHAVALRTPGDTATLTWGQYAAQVRDISAGLAGLGIGRGDTVALMMSNRIEFYPIEVGAQHVGATSFSVYNSLAAEQLTYIFNNAGNRIVFCEEQYIERIQASGAPIDHIVCIDADVPGTLSLSEMVGNAPTDFDFETTWRTVQPDDVATLIYTSGTTGNPKGVETTHANLMYEARAFSEVLDIGFGDRITSFLPSAHIADRFTALYLQETAGTQITVVADPKAIAAALPDCRPTIWGAVPRVWEKLKAAIEFGVANEVDATKRNALQWALSVAHRKADAELAGEPISAELATEWARADELVLSKLRAKIGLDQVRWALSGAAPIPAATLAFFTGLGIPIAEIWGMSELSCVCTVSHPRDAKLGTVGKILPGMEFRIADDGEFLVRGPLVMKGYRKEPEKTAEAIDGDGWLHTGDILTVDDDGYFRVVDRKKEIIINAAGKNMSPANIENTIKANTPLAGVVAAIGDGRPFNTALIVLDIETAAAYAAQRGIDGSAASLATDPDVVAKVSVGVQAANSKLSRVEQIKRFRILPRFWEPGGDEVTLTMKLRRKPVAERYAAEIDEMYAGAVPTHVLQAQTPVTA; the protein is encoded by the coding sequence ATGACCACTACACTTTGCGACGCCTTTCAGCGCACCGCCATCGTCGACCCGCACGCCGTCGCACTCCGCACTCCCGGCGACACTGCGACTCTGACCTGGGGCCAATACGCCGCACAGGTCCGTGACATCTCCGCTGGACTCGCCGGTTTGGGAATCGGCCGCGGGGACACGGTCGCACTCATGATGTCCAACCGGATCGAGTTCTATCCGATCGAGGTCGGCGCGCAGCATGTCGGCGCCACCAGCTTCTCGGTGTACAACTCTCTTGCCGCCGAGCAACTCACCTACATCTTCAACAACGCCGGCAACCGAATCGTATTCTGCGAAGAGCAGTACATCGAACGCATCCAGGCTAGTGGTGCCCCTATAGACCACATCGTGTGCATCGATGCAGACGTACCGGGCACTCTGTCGCTGTCCGAGATGGTCGGCAATGCGCCGACCGATTTCGATTTCGAAACCACCTGGCGGACCGTGCAACCCGATGATGTCGCCACCCTCATCTACACATCCGGAACAACGGGCAATCCCAAGGGCGTCGAAACTACGCATGCGAACCTCATGTACGAGGCTCGCGCATTCAGCGAGGTGCTCGATATTGGCTTCGGGGATCGGATCACATCGTTTCTTCCCTCGGCCCACATTGCCGACCGGTTCACGGCTCTATACCTACAGGAGACTGCCGGCACTCAAATAACGGTCGTCGCAGACCCGAAGGCCATCGCCGCCGCCCTTCCCGATTGCCGCCCTACCATCTGGGGCGCGGTCCCAAGAGTGTGGGAAAAGCTCAAAGCAGCAATCGAATTCGGAGTCGCCAACGAGGTCGACGCCACTAAGCGGAACGCTCTGCAATGGGCGCTGTCGGTCGCACATCGAAAGGCCGACGCAGAGTTGGCGGGTGAGCCGATTTCCGCAGAGCTCGCCACGGAGTGGGCCCGAGCCGATGAACTCGTACTGTCCAAGCTGCGTGCAAAGATCGGCCTTGATCAGGTGCGATGGGCACTGTCGGGCGCTGCGCCGATTCCCGCGGCCACGCTCGCCTTCTTCACGGGATTGGGCATCCCGATCGCTGAGATCTGGGGAATGTCCGAGTTGAGCTGCGTGTGTACCGTCAGCCATCCACGGGATGCGAAGCTCGGGACCGTCGGAAAAATCCTGCCCGGCATGGAGTTCCGTATCGCCGATGACGGCGAGTTTCTCGTTCGAGGACCTCTGGTGATGAAGGGCTACCGGAAGGAACCGGAGAAGACTGCCGAGGCGATCGACGGCGACGGCTGGCTGCACACCGGAGACATCCTCACCGTCGACGACGACGGGTATTTCCGGGTGGTTGATCGTAAGAAAGAGATCATCATCAACGCCGCGGGTAAGAACATGTCTCCCGCGAACATCGAGAACACCATCAAAGCGAACACTCCCCTGGCCGGCGTCGTGGCCGCCATCGGCGACGGCCGACCATTCAACACAGCACTGATCGTTCTCGACATTGAGACAGCCGCCGCATACGCGGCTCAACGCGGAATCGATGGGTCCGCAGCATCGCTCGCCACGGACCCCGACGTCGTCGCGAAGGTCAGCGTCGGCGTCCAAGCAGCCAACTCGAAACTGTCGAGAGTCGAACAGATCAAACGGTTCCGCATCCTGCCCAGATTCTGGGAGCCGGGCGGCGACGAGGTGACCCTGACGATGAAGTTGCGGCGCAAGCCCGTGGCCGAACGCTACGCGGCGGAAATCGACGAAATGTACGCCGGCGCGGTACCCACGCACGTGTTGCAGGCACAAACGCCAGTGACCGCGTAG